From Irregularibacter muris, a single genomic window includes:
- a CDS encoding IclR family transcriptional regulator translates to MEVIDKVSEILHLLAPIESRQWWRTTDISRELDIHVSTVHRLLSSLKRHGFVAQDPVNKKYSLGLEFLHYAEAVKEFHIVENMLAQPLEAIYKKTSESCFITIREGTWGRIIDKMDSDKPLRAVEEIGTKRSLHIGAANKAILSFLPLKTKNELLKSLKDKESLERELNQIRKKGYAIDENETILGVMVVAIPFFTEKGNVIASLSVAVPKIRMNAETLGVIIKHLIEISEKYKG, encoded by the coding sequence ATGGAAGTTATTGATAAGGTTAGCGAAATATTACACCTACTTGCTCCTATAGAATCAAGACAATGGTGGAGAACAACGGATATTAGTAGAGAATTAGATATTCACGTTTCTACTGTACATCGCCTACTATCCTCCTTAAAACGCCATGGATTTGTGGCACAGGATCCAGTTAATAAAAAATATTCTTTAGGATTGGAATTTCTACATTATGCTGAAGCGGTAAAAGAATTTCATATTGTTGAGAATATGCTTGCCCAACCCTTAGAAGCTATATACAAAAAAACTTCGGAGAGCTGCTTTATTACAATAAGAGAAGGGACATGGGGAAGGATAATTGATAAGATGGATAGCGACAAGCCCCTAAGAGCAGTGGAAGAAATCGGGACAAAACGCTCTCTTCATATAGGAGCAGCCAATAAAGCCATATTATCTTTTCTCCCCTTAAAGACTAAAAATGAATTACTAAAGAGTTTAAAAGATAAAGAGTCTTTGGAGAGAGAATTAAACCAAATAAGGAAAAAAGGATACGCTATAGATGAAAATGAGACTATTTTAGGAGTCATGGTGGTAGCTATACCCTTCTTCACGGAGAAGGGCAATGTCATTGCTTCTTTATCCGTAGCAGTACCAAAGATTAGAATGAACGCAGAAACCCTAGGAGTTATTATTAAACACCTTATAGAAATAAGTGAGAAATATAAGGGATAA